One Natrinema marinum genomic window carries:
- a CDS encoding ABC transporter ATP-binding protein, with product MGVIRVDGLRKSYGAVEAVAGMDFTVERGELYGFLGPNGAGKTTTIRTLTGQIRPDAGEVRVLETDPVAEPIETRRKVGILPEQGSPPSFLTPREYFEFVGEVRDLPAERVADRTDDWAQRLGFESKLDTLHTDLSRGQQQKVMITQAFLHQPDVVFIDEPLANLDPLVQEQVKRFLVSYAAGDNAVFVSTHNIDVAEEICTRVGIVADGQLVTERALSDDRSDESLLELFLERVEGEAARDMPTLEATDGTGP from the coding sequence ATGGGTGTCATTCGGGTCGACGGACTGCGGAAGTCCTACGGAGCCGTCGAGGCAGTCGCCGGAATGGATTTCACCGTCGAGCGCGGGGAGCTCTACGGGTTCCTCGGGCCGAACGGTGCCGGGAAGACCACGACGATTCGGACGCTGACCGGCCAGATCCGGCCGGACGCGGGCGAGGTTCGCGTCCTCGAGACCGATCCGGTCGCCGAACCGATCGAGACGCGCCGGAAGGTCGGAATCCTGCCGGAGCAGGGGTCACCGCCGAGTTTCCTCACGCCGCGGGAGTACTTCGAGTTCGTCGGCGAGGTACGGGACCTGCCGGCCGAACGGGTCGCCGACCGGACTGACGACTGGGCGCAGCGCCTCGGCTTCGAGAGCAAGCTCGATACGCTCCACACCGACCTATCGCGCGGGCAACAACAGAAGGTGATGATCACGCAGGCGTTCCTCCACCAGCCGGACGTGGTCTTCATCGACGAGCCGCTGGCGAATCTCGACCCGCTCGTCCAAGAGCAAGTCAAACGGTTCCTCGTCTCCTACGCGGCCGGCGACAACGCCGTCTTCGTCTCGACGCACAACATCGACGTCGCCGAGGAGATCTGCACCCGCGTGGGGATCGTCGCCGACGGACAACTCGTCACCGAGCGGGCGCTTTCCGATGACCGGAGCGACGAATCGCTGCTCGAGCTGTTCCTCGAGCGCGTCGAGGGCGAGGCCGCGCGGGACATGCCGACGCTCGAGGCGACCGACGGGACGGGTCCATGA
- a CDS encoding cob(I)yrinic acid a,c-diamide adenosyltransferase — MSDDRTPESTIESTPGQGRTPEAERIEPAAPEEFGLVQVWWGDGKGKTTATLGMGMRAAGHGYRVHMLQFMKGGAASVEAVRGEYNAIAALPGISYENLGHYGWHGMADGSDEADHEAQAQAGLERARDLLEAADEADLGEPIDLDAEPEAGMHMLILDEVLYAADRGLLSADDVLDLVDAKPDDLELILSGSHAEPDYLADRADLITNVRKVKHPIDDGQRARRGTEF, encoded by the coding sequence ATGAGCGACGATCGGACGCCGGAGTCCACGATCGAGAGCACGCCCGGTCAGGGGCGGACACCGGAGGCAGAGCGCATCGAGCCGGCCGCACCCGAGGAATTCGGCCTCGTTCAGGTCTGGTGGGGCGACGGCAAGGGGAAGACGACCGCGACGCTCGGCATGGGGATGCGCGCCGCCGGCCACGGCTACCGGGTCCACATGCTTCAGTTCATGAAAGGTGGTGCCGCGAGCGTCGAGGCCGTCCGCGGCGAGTACAACGCGATCGCCGCCCTGCCGGGGATTAGCTACGAGAACCTCGGCCACTACGGCTGGCACGGCATGGCCGACGGCAGCGACGAGGCCGACCACGAAGCGCAGGCCCAGGCGGGCCTCGAGCGCGCACGGGACCTCCTCGAGGCGGCCGACGAGGCCGATCTCGGCGAACCGATCGATCTCGACGCCGAGCCCGAAGCGGGGATGCACATGCTGATCCTCGACGAGGTCCTCTACGCCGCCGATCGCGGCCTGCTCTCGGCGGACGACGTGCTCGATCTCGTCGACGCGAAGCCCGACGACCTCGAGTTGATCCTTTCGGGGAGCCACGCCGAGCCCGACTACCTCGCGGACCGCGCCGATCTAATTACAAACGTACGGAAAGTGAAACATCCGATAGACGACGGCCAACGGGCGCGCCGCGGGACCGAGTTCTGA
- a CDS encoding transcriptional regulator, with translation MSLEFPSSDDAPDLECVVAALDDGDCREIIAVLEEPMTVHEVAEATDRPLSTTYRKLDRLSEAGLVEEAAGVQRDRHQKARYVANLERISIGFDDANELRVDVDHAPGLSLWSDITREF, from the coding sequence ATGTCACTCGAGTTCCCCTCGTCGGACGACGCGCCCGATCTCGAGTGCGTGGTCGCCGCACTCGACGACGGCGACTGTCGTGAGATCATCGCGGTGCTCGAGGAGCCGATGACGGTCCACGAGGTCGCCGAGGCGACCGACCGGCCGCTCTCGACGACCTACCGCAAACTCGATCGGCTGTCCGAAGCCGGATTAGTCGAGGAGGCCGCCGGCGTCCAGCGCGATCGCCATCAGAAGGCCCGGTACGTCGCCAACCTCGAGCGAATCTCGATCGGTTTCGATGACGCCAACGAGCTGCGCGTCGATGTTGACCACGCGCCTGGGCTGAGTCTCTGGTCGGACATCACTCGGGAGTTCTGA
- the lrp gene encoding HTH-type transcriptional regulator Lrp, with translation MTYENLDDDLVNELIDNGRTSLRSLAEELDVSVTTVSNHLSDLEESGVINGYTPKIDYDAVGYDVTAIMQLKAEGSALPEITETLKDHSQMISVYEVTGDYDVIAIGKFTDTDDMNDQIKSLITDPDINQSNTSIVLNTVSENNQFELESETS, from the coding sequence ATGACCTACGAAAACTTGGATGATGATCTCGTAAACGAGTTGATCGACAACGGTCGAACGAGCCTTCGCAGCCTCGCGGAAGAACTCGATGTCTCCGTCACCACCGTCTCTAACCACCTTTCCGATCTCGAGGAATCGGGCGTGATCAACGGCTACACGCCGAAGATCGACTACGATGCCGTCGGCTACGACGTGACCGCGATCATGCAACTCAAAGCCGAGGGGAGCGCCTTGCCCGAGATCACCGAGACGCTGAAAGATCACAGCCAGATGATCTCGGTCTACGAGGTGACCGGTGACTACGACGTGATCGCTATCGGGAAGTTCACCGATACGGATGACATGAACGATCAGATCAAGAGTCTGATCACCGATCCCGACATCAACCAGTCGAACACGAGTATCGTCCTCAACACGGTCTCCGAAAACAATCAGTTCGAACTCGAATCCGAAACGAGCTAG
- a CDS encoding calcium-binding protein has translation MSEQETTGDSRRSFMAKGALATGALTLGTGAFGTATVGAQEDQVAVFASELYPGADFDVLAQLQASTTVDVLQLDGETVPEISQPDEWNGHIIRYDIGQQSGITSFLFARGTSLSSGDSGTLGDDASVLSADLNLMNTSLGGGGGNGGGNGGGGGNGGGGNGGGGNGGGDMNGGNDTGNGNETAAGNGGE, from the coding sequence ATGAGTGAACAAGAAACGACAGGCGACTCGAGGCGGTCGTTCATGGCGAAGGGCGCCCTCGCGACGGGCGCGCTGACGCTGGGGACGGGCGCATTCGGCACGGCCACAGTCGGTGCACAGGAAGATCAAGTAGCGGTATTCGCGAGCGAACTCTATCCGGGTGCGGATTTCGACGTTCTCGCCCAACTTCAGGCGAGCACGACAGTCGATGTGCTACAGTTGGACGGGGAAACGGTGCCAGAGATCTCCCAGCCCGACGAGTGGAACGGACACATCATCCGATACGATATCGGCCAGCAATCGGGTATCACGTCGTTCCTGTTCGCGCGCGGGACGAGTCTGAGTTCCGGTGACAGCGGAACGCTCGGCGACGATGCGTCGGTGCTGAGCGCCGATCTAAACCTCATGAACACGTCGCTGGGCGGTGGCGGCGGTAACGGCGGCGGTAACGGTGGCGGCGGCGGTAACGGTGGCGGCGGTAACGGTGGCGGCGGTAACGGTGGCGGCGATATGAACGGCGGAAACGATACCGGCAACGGCAACGAGACGGCCGCTGGAAACGGAGGTGAATAA
- a CDS encoding site-specific integrase — MARSYSQQYEDTRERVREHRHGGEFEITNGRTKEFPAYEDPEDAERMLQMADAYDEENLVEDTPDGQKTKSETTLKNYLSGLKKTAPHVALTDTSATELNTVMQGFHDGTLENVKDDGLSKGTIRIYQNALRQFYYVFSDVSVASEDITLFQIDDKAVDPADMLTREEIQAMRDAADCMRDRALFDFLIYTGQRNTATRTLRIKDLELENDRFRLNGDATGLKEAEKNGKWRDLLLSSATLKQYLSTEHPAPDDPEAYVFVGRPKYAGPDPKTMLDPTTIGAIVGRLSERAAEDYPAIESKPTHPHALRHNFVTIALRRGMDESAIKHQIGHKHESTVMESTYAHLKDSDHIREAREAFDLEVDEAESELTPEVCPRCGENPPADARLCPYCGLEYTPDAEKMMERANEDVRNSYQQVDADDAETVEKLQIVDELLDDPEVKKALLEKSESA; from the coding sequence ATGGCCCGGAGCTATTCACAGCAGTACGAGGACACCCGAGAGCGAGTCCGTGAACATCGGCATGGCGGCGAGTTCGAGATCACCAACGGACGAACGAAGGAATTTCCAGCCTACGAAGATCCCGAAGATGCCGAGCGAATGTTACAGATGGCCGACGCCTACGACGAAGAAAATCTCGTCGAAGATACGCCTGATGGACAGAAGACGAAATCGGAAACGACCCTGAAGAACTACCTCTCGGGATTAAAGAAAACCGCCCCACACGTTGCGCTAACCGATACAAGCGCGACCGAACTAAACACGGTCATGCAGGGCTTTCACGACGGGACGCTCGAGAACGTGAAAGACGATGGACTCTCAAAAGGAACTATTCGTATCTATCAGAACGCGCTCCGCCAGTTCTACTACGTGTTCTCAGATGTCAGCGTTGCTTCCGAGGACATTACGCTATTCCAGATCGACGATAAGGCGGTCGATCCAGCCGATATGCTGACTCGCGAGGAAATCCAAGCGATGCGCGACGCGGCCGACTGTATGCGGGACCGCGCACTCTTCGACTTCTTGATCTACACCGGTCAACGGAACACAGCCACTCGAACGCTCCGAATCAAGGATCTCGAGCTCGAGAACGACCGGTTCCGGTTAAACGGGGACGCGACTGGATTAAAAGAGGCCGAGAAGAACGGCAAATGGCGCGACCTCCTATTATCCTCGGCGACCCTCAAGCAGTATCTTAGTACCGAACATCCAGCACCCGATGATCCAGAGGCCTACGTATTCGTGGGGCGGCCGAAGTACGCCGGACCGGATCCGAAAACCATGCTCGATCCAACGACCATCGGCGCGATCGTCGGACGATTATCCGAACGCGCAGCCGAAGATTACCCCGCAATTGAATCTAAGCCTACGCATCCTCACGCCCTTCGTCATAACTTCGTAACAATCGCGCTCCGTCGTGGGATGGACGAGTCGGCAATCAAGCACCAGATCGGACATAAACACGAGAGTACCGTTATGGAGTCCACGTACGCACATCTCAAGGACAGCGATCATATCCGCGAAGCGCGCGAAGCGTTCGACCTCGAAGTCGACGAAGCGGAGAGCGAGCTCACGCCGGAAGTATGTCCCCGCTGCGGAGAAAATCCACCCGCGGACGCACGGCTCTGTCCGTATTGCGGACTCGAATATACCCCCGACGCGGAGAAGATGATGGAACGGGCCAACGAGGACGTACGTAACTCCTATCAGCAAGTCGACGCAGACGATGCCGAGACGGTCGAGAAACTCCAGATCGTCGATGAACTGCTCGACGATCCCGAAGTCAAGAAGGCGTTGCTCGAGAAATCCGAATCCGCGTAG
- a CDS encoding AbrB/MazE/SpoVT family DNA-binding domain-containing protein — translation MGRTTPTRLRDRGRVTIPKDIREEFGLEHGDWIVLKIHPLEEVDTS, via the coding sequence ATGGGTCGCACGACGCCGACTCGTCTACGAGATCGCGGTCGAGTTACGATACCGAAGGACATCCGGGAAGAATTCGGACTCGAGCATGGAGACTGGATCGTTCTTAAAATCCATCCGCTCGAGGAGGTCGATACGTCGTGA